In Planctomonas sp. JC2975, the genomic stretch ATCTCGACGTGGGCGCCGTAGGCTTCCTCCCTGTCGATCGGGAACGTCTCGAGGACGTACTCGAACGACATCGAGTGGTTGGCCTCCTCCCACATCTGCTTGGCGAGGTAGAGGTGCGCCTCGGCAGCATTGAGATAGGGGTAGACGCCGAATGCGAGCGCCTTGTTCACGAGCAGCTCGTTCGGGTTGAAGTAGCTGACCAGGAACGTCACGGCGTGACGCTCCTCGTCGGTCATCTTCTTGAAGTCGGCGATGTCCTCGCCGAGCTGCACCTCGTTCGGGAACCACGTGTTCGCCACGGCCTGGTCGTACAGGTCCATCGCCCATTGGTACTTCACCGGCTTCAGCAGCAGGCCCTCTTCGATGCCGGTACCCAGAATGCCCATGTCGCCTCTCTTCGCTCTTCGTCTCGTTTGTCGCTCGGATGTCCTGTGCCTGACCGCCGACACGCGGTCGGCGCCGGCATGAAGGCGAAGGCCGGAACTGGCCCTCGCCTTCAGCTTCAGCCCTCAGGGGTCACTGGCAGGACTCGCATTGGAAGGCGTCCATCGGATCCTCCGGCACGAAGTACTCGCCGACGTACTGCGTGGTGGTCTGAGTTCCGTTGTCCATTACTTGTCTCCTCCAGTGGTGAGTCCTCCGAAGCCGAACCCGCGGCGGGCGGGAGCGGGTGCTGATGTCTGAGCAGGGGCATCCGCGGATCCTGCGCCGACACCGGCCGGCACAGCACCGAAGCCCTTGCGCGCTCCGCCGATCTCCTCGGCCTTGTTCACGCGCACGGTGGTCTGCTCCGCCTGGTGGCGGGGCTTCATGTGCAGGTAGTAGGTGGTCTTGACGCCGCGTTCCCAGGCCGCCGAGTAGATGTCGATCATGTCGCCGAGGTCGCGGGTCTCGAGGTAGATGTTGCGGCTGATCGACTGGTCGATCCACTTCTGCGCGCGGGCCGCGACCTCGAGGAACGCGTACGGCGAGAGCTGGAAGCTCGTCTTGTAGACGGCCTTGATGTCGTCGGGGATGTCCGCGATGCCCTGGATGTCGCCCTGGCTGCGCAGCACCTGCTCGCGCACCTTCTCCCAGAGTCCGTGCTGCTGCAGCGCGTTCACCAGGTTGCGGTTCACCTCGAGGAACTTGCCGTTCGAGGTGGAGCGGCTGAAGATCTGCGAGAACTGCGGGTCGAATCCGGGTGTGGTTCCCGCGACGAGACCGATGGATGCCGTCGGCGCCACGGCCATCAACGTCGCGTTGCGCATGCCGCCTGCGACGCGCGCACGCAGTGCGTCCCAGTCCAGCCGGGTCTTGCGATTGACCTTGATCTCGACTCCGCGGTCCTGCTCGGTGATGGCGAGCGTGTCGAAGGGAACCAACCCCTGGGACCAGCGGGATCCGGCGAAGTTCGGGTACGACCCGCGCTCCGCTGCAAGGTCGACGGACTCCTCGATCGCGTAGTACGAGATGCGCTCCGCCACCTCGTCGATGAGTTCGTACGCCTCTTCGGACTCGTAGGACAGGCCGAGCCGCTCGACGACATCCGTGAAGCCCATGATGCCGAGGCCCACCGCACGGTTGTTGATGTTGGCGTGGTCCGCCTCGGGAACCGACGACATCGTGATGTCGATCAGGTTGTCCAGCTGGCGAACGGCGAGGCGCGCGCTGCGCTCGATCGTCGCCCAGTTGAACGTGCCGTCGTCCTGCAGGTGGCGGGACAGGTTGATCGAGGCCAGGTTGCAGACGGCGATGTTGTCGATGTCCTGCGGCAGGCAGATCTCCGTGCACAGGTTGGAAAGGTGGATCGTTCCCGTGTTGTTGTTCAGGGCACGGTTGTTGATCGTGTCCTTCCACGTGAGCCACGGGTGCGCCGTGGTCTGCAGGCTCATCAGGATGTCCTTGAACTGCTGGCGCGCCGGCATCCGCTTGAACATGCGCATCCGGCCGGCTTCGGCCTCCGCCGCGTAGAACGCGTAACGCTCGGAGAACGCCTTGCCGTACAGCTCATTGAGGTCAGACACCTCGAGCGGATCGAAGAGGTACCAGGGCTCGTCGTTCTGCACGCGCTTCATGAACTCGTCGCTGATCCACACTGCGGTGTTCGCGGTGCGGGTGCGGCGGTACGGGTCGCCGGAGTTCTGTCGCAGGTCGAGGAAGTCGGGGAAGTCGAGGTGCCAGTTCTCCATATAGAACGCGAGGGCGCCGAACTTCTTGCCGCCGCGGCTGACAGCACGCAGGACGGAGTCGATGGTGTGCATGAACGGGATCGGCCCGGTCGACACGGTGTTGTTGGAACGGATCGGCGACCCCTGCGAACGCAGCTTGGTGACCGAGAGACCGATGCCGCCGGTGCCCTTGGTGATCCACATCACGTCGCGGACGGACTTCGCGATGTGCTCGATGTCGTCGTGCATCTCCATGACGAAGCAGTTGGAGAGCTGCGGGGTCTTGGTGCCCGCGTTGACGAGAGTGGATCCCGCTGCCAGGTAGTCGAGGCGCGACATGGTCTCGTAGAACTCGATCGCGATGCCTGTCGCATCCGCCTCGTTGAGAGAGAGCCCCATGGCGATGCGCATCCAGAAGTACTGCGGCACCTCGAGCGGATCGCCGTTTCGCGCCTTGATGCCGTACCGGTTGTTCAGCGTGACGAGTCCGATGTACTTGAGCAGACCGTCGTTGGCCGGCTCGAGTTCCGCGGCGAGGCGTTCGAGGTCGAAGAGCTCGGTGAAGCGCGGGTCGAGAAGGTCCTCGGCGACTCCGCGCTCGATGTACGCCCGGAATCCGTCGCTGTGGAGGCGCTTGAGTTCCACGTCGTCCTCGTAGTCGCCGAGCACGCGCTTGTAGATGGTCTTGAGCAGCAGACGCGCGGCGACGGTGTCGAACGCGGGATCGTCCTTGACGTTCTGCAGCGCGACCTGGATCACGGCCTCGTCGAGCTGCTGCGTGGTGATCCCGTCGAAGAGGGTCAGCTCGAGCTCGCTCGCGATCTGGGTGACCCACGTGATGTTCTCGTCGAGACCCTCCGACGCCTTCTCGATCGCCAGGTTGATCTTGTTCGCGTCGTACGGCTCCCGCTCGCCGTTGCGCTTCACGACCGTGATTGTCACTTCGCCTCTTCCTTACTTCTCACTCGTGGCGTCCGCCTGAGAAGGCGTCGCCGATCGCCCCGCATCTCTGCAGGGTCGTCAAGGCCACCCGACCACCCTCCACGGCGAATCGGATGCCTCATCTCCCCCTTGTCACCGAGCCGGCGGTTCTCACCCGGCGTTTCCCACCGGGTGATCCCCTCTCGACTCGCTACGCCGTGCGTCGTCGTCCCTCATCGTGCGGCAGACCCCCGACACCCGAATCCCCGTTCGCGCCCGACCATCTCCCGATCGGATTTCCCTGATCAGAGCGGTGGTCGAGACCGCTTTCGAGGCCCTGACATCGTGTCTGCCGGCTCTGGGAGGCCCCCAACGGAACCGGCGTGTGACCACTATATAGCGGGGTCCCCACGAGCGGCCAACCCTAGATGTTGTGGGCGTGTCGTCCACAGAATGTGGAAAACTTCGCCGAGTTATCCCCACATTTCACAGGTACGGGTGTATGTCGAGGAACGCGATTCCTGCCCTGCCCGCTGCACGGACGACGCACGGCGCACACCTAGAATCGAACGTCTGGCCACGCCGTTCCTCTTCGTCCTCGACGGTGGACGTCGCGACCTGACGGGAGCAAGGAGAGACGGCCGAGTGAGCGCGTACAGCGATCTGTTGAGAACGCCGGGCGTCGCGCGCATCATCGCGGCGCAACTGGTGGCCCGTTTTCCGAACGGCATGCTCTCGCTGGCGATGCTCACGCACATCGAGCAGGTGCACCACACCTACGGGGCGGCGGGGCTCGTGCTGGCCGGCGCGAGCATCGGACAGGCGATCGCCGGACCGCTGACCAGCCGACTCATGGGCAGGGTCGGCATGCGCATCGTGCTCATGATCACGACGTTGGTGTGCTCGGCCGGCATCGTGCTCATCGCGCTCGTCGTCATGCCGATCCCCGTGACGATCGTGGTCGCGGCGATCGCGGGGCTCTCCACTCCCCCTGTGGTGCCGGCTGTGCGAACGATCTACCCCAAGCTCGTCAACTCGCGTCTGCTCGCCCCGTTGTTCTCCCTGGACGCCTCGGCGCAGGAGCTCATCTGGATCGCCGGGCCGGTGGTCATCACCTTCGTCGCGACGCAGATCTCGACGACGATCGGCCTGCTGTTCTGCGCCGCCGTCATGCTGGGCGGCGGTGCGTGGTTCATCTCCCTTCCCGAGCTCGGCAGGGTGCGGATCCCGAGGAGCAAGCGCCGGATCGGCGCCACCCTGAAGCGTCCGACCGTGCTTCTGGCCACGGTCGTCGGGTTCCTGCTCGTCGGAGCGTGCGCCGCCATCGAAGCCGGCACGATCGCCAACTTCAACGGACACGGTCCTGAGGCGGGAATCGTGCTCGGCATCTGGTCGGCGGCCTCGCTCGTCGGCGGTTTCACGTTCGGCTCCCGTCCGATCGGCCCGTGGGCGCTCGGCACGCGCATGCTGGTCGTCTTCGCAGGGATCGCCTTGGCGTCGATCTGGGTGTCCAACGTGTGGTGGCTGACCGCCATGCTCGTCATCAGCGGTCTTGGCATAGCGCCGGCCCTGGCCGTCACCTCCACCATCGTCTCGACGAGCGTCAGGTTCTCCGACACTGCTGAGGCGTTCGGCTGGGTCGGCACCGGACAGCTGATCGGCGCGGCGCTGGGCAGTGCCTTCGCCGGATTCCTCATCGACAGTCACGGTCCCGTCGGAGCCTTCTGGGTCGCGGCCGCGTTCGCACTGCTGGGCGCGCTCGTTCCCTTGCTGGGCAAGCGATGGCATCCGGATCTGCGCGGCCGTGAAATCAGTCCGATCCCCGACACGGAGCCCATCCAGACGCAGCCCAGCTGACGTCCGCCGCCCTGCACCCCGCGGGGCAGCGGCTAAGACAGCGGCACTCTGGGCACCGCGTCGTGGTTGAATCCGGTGGATTCGGAACTCGGCATGTGCATGCCCGCCGGAACCTTGGCGAGCGAATCCAGCGATCGGCGGATGTCGGCCAGGAGCAGATCAGCCATGTCGACGCTCATCCCGTGTCGCACGACAACGCGCTGCACGGCGCGGGCGTCCTGGTCCGCCGGCAGCGTGTACGCGGGGACCAGCCAGCCGCGCGCGCGGAGCTCGGTTGCGAGATCGAAGAGGATGGCGTCGTCCCCGTCCGCGCTCCGCCAGGTGATGCACGGAATGCCGCGCGAAGGGTCGCCGTCGAACACCAGGTCGAAGCGGCCGAGGTCGCGCACGCCGTCCGCGATGCGCTGGGCGACCGTGTACGCGGCATCCTGCACCTTCGCGTACCCGGTGCGTCCCAGCCGGAGGAACAGGTAGTACGAGGTGATCACCTGCCCGCCGGGACGTGAGAAGTTCAGCGTGAACGTCGGCATGTCGCCACCGAGGTAGTTGACGTCGAAGATGAGCTCGTCAGGCAGGTCGGCTCGCTCCCGCCAGATCGCCCAGCCGCTGCCGAGCGGCGCCATGCCCGTCTTGTGTCCGGACGCGTTGATCGACTTCACACGCGGCAAGCGGAAGTCCCACTCGAGGTCCGGTGCGCAGAACGGTGCGACGAAGCCGCCCGACGCCGCGTCCACGTGCAACGGTATGTCCAGGCCCGTGCGCTGCTGCAGGTCGTCGAGTGCGGCCGAGATCCCCGCGACATCCTCGAACAGGCCGGTGAACGTCTGGCCGAATGTCGCGACGACGGCGATGGTGTTCTCGTCGCAGTGCGCGACGGCGTCCTCCGGGGTGAGCAGGAATCCGGACGGCATGGGCACCTGACGCAGTTCGACATCGAAATATCGCGCGAACTTCTCCCAGCAGACCTGAACAGACCCGCACACCAGGTTGGGCTTCGAGTCGTCGAGCCCAGCGGCCTTCCGCTTCGCGCGCCACCGCCACTTCGCGGCCAGTCCCGCGAGCATGGCCGCCTCGCTGGACCCGGTCGTCGACGTGCCGACCGCGTGCGCCGGATCGGGGGCATGGAACAGGTCGGCGACAAGCGCGACACCCCGCCGCTCGATCTCCGCGGTCTGCGGGTACTCGTCCTTGTCGATGATGTTCTTGGCGACCGAGTCCGCCATCAGCTGGGCCGCTTCCGGCTCCAGCCACGTGGTGCAGAACGTCGCGAGGTTCATGCGTGCGACGCCGTCGAGCAGCAGCTCGTCCCTCACCAGCTGGTACACCTCGCGCGCCGGGCGCTCGTCGGTGGGGAAGGAATCCTTCGGCGCAGGAGTGCGCATCGCCGCAGTGGCGAAGACATCGTCGATTTCGTCGTCCATGGTGCCCCAGACCGCCGGCGGATCCGGCACAGGATCAGTGTGCCGCACGAGGCGTGCCGGCCCCAGCGTTCCGAAGTTCCGGTGCTCTCAGGTCGAAGGGTCGGCCGACTCAGCGCTGCCGCGCGGCGCGCAGCGGGGCCAGCGCATGGTCGAGCGCGACGAGCTCGTCGAACTGGGCGGCGAGCATCCGCTCCTGGTGTTCGTTGGGCTCGAACCGGCTCTCGTCGTCGATCTGGCGCGCCACCCAGGGAATCTCCACGTTGGCCGACGTCGGCACCAGTCCCACGGCGACTTCGGGCACGCGCAGGGCTGTCACGCCGCGCGTGCCACCCGAGATGCCGCCGTAGCTCACCGTGCCGAGCGGCTTGCGCCACCACTCCTGCGACAGATGGTCGAGCGCGTTCTTCAGCGCCGGCGAGTAGCTGTAGTTGTACTCGGGCTGCACGAAGACGAAGGCCGCGGCCGCGTCGACGCGTTCGCTCCAGTCCATCGTCGACTGCTGCGTGTACTGGCGGAGCCGCGGATGATTGGGCTCCGTCATCAGCGGTAGCGCGAGCTCCTTGAGGTCGGCCCAGTCCAGCTCGAATCGTCCGTCGCTCGCGGCGGCGTCCCGCACCCACTCGGCGATCGGAAGCCCGATGCGCCCCTCGCGCACGCTTCCGACGACGATCATCAGTCTCGTCATACCGACGTCCTCCCTGTCAACGCGCTGGTCTCCTTCGTGCCTTCACTGCAGCCGCGGCCCGTCACGCCATCGAGTCATCGGCGACGGACAGAGCGACGGCTTCACGCACGTGCTGATCGCTGTCGCGACCGGAACGACGGATCCCGGTCACCACTTGTCGTGCACACTCGCGCGGATGTACTCGTCGTAGATCTCGCGCACTGCCGTCTCGAACTCGTCGCCGAGCGGCGGAACCGATCCGGCAGCGGCGTTGGAGCGGGCCTGATCCACGTTGCGGGCGCCGGGGATCACAGAGCTCACGCCACCTTGCTGCGCCACCCACGCGATGGCAGCCTTCGCCGGCGTCAGCCGGTCGGCGCACTCCTCGCCGAGCTGCGCGCGGACGGATGCCACGGCATCCGCGAACCGCCCAGCCGCCTCGACCCCTGTCTCGAAGTCGACTCCGGAGAAGGTCTCACCCTGGTCGAACGCCTCGCCGTGCCGGTTGAACGTGCGATGATCCTGCGGCGCGAACGTCGTGTCCTTCGTGTAGCGGCCGCTGAGCAGGCCGCTCGCCAGCGGGACCCGCGCGATGATGCCGACCCCGGCATCCCTGGCGGCGGGCAGGACCCGTTCGAGCGGCTTCAGCCGGAACGCGTTCAGGATGATCTGCACCGTCGCGACGCCGGGACGGGCGATCGCCGTGAGCGCCTCCTCGCAGCGCTCGACGCTCACGCCGTAGCTCGCGATCGCCTGTTCGGAGACGAGCGTGTCGAGCGCGTCGAACACCTCGTCGCTGGAGTACACGGGTGTCGGCGGGCAGTGCAACTGCACGAGATCGAGCGTGTCGGTGCGGAGGTTCGCGCGCGAGCGATCGATCCACTGCCGGAAGTTGGCGAGCGTGTAGTTCTCCGGTACCTGGGCGACCCTGCGGCCCATCTTCGTGGCCACGGTGATATCGGCATCCGGATGCGCGCCGAGGAACCGCCCGATGATGGTCTCGCTGCGTCCGTCGCCGTACACATCCGCGGTGTCGAAGAACGTGACGCCCGCCTCAGCCGATGCCTCGAGCACGTCGAGCGCGTCGCTCTCGCTCACGCTCCCCCAGTCCGCGCCGAGCTGCCAGGTGCCGAGGCCTATCGCGGAGACTGTGCGTCCGGTGCGGCCAAGGGTTCGGGTGGGCAGGATGCGCTGGTGCATGCGCCCCACCATAGCGGCGCGTCCCCGACCTGCCGGCGGCCCGCAACCGCTGGCTGAGCGTGCCGAGATCAGCACAGGTGGTCGCCCGGAAGGTCGGGAGGGGATGCGGGCACCCTCAGGAGGAAGGACGGGCACCCTCGGGAGGAAGGACGGGCACCCTCGGGAGGAAGGACGGGCACCCTCGGGAGGTGGGACGGGCACGTTCGGGAGGTGGGACAGGCACTTTCGGGAGGCGGAACGGGCACGGTCGGGATTCAGCGGCGTTGCCGGGGTGGATGTGTCCCCGACCGCCGAGACGGCGGTCGGCGCCGGCGTCGCGGCTAAGGCCGGAAATGGCCTTCGCCCATGGCTCCCGCGCGCGTAACGTGACGAGCATGAGCGAGTCTGCGCGTGTGCTGTCCGACGAACTGCTGGAGCGCATCCGGTCCCGTGCCGCCGGATACGACCGGGACAACGCCTTCTTCGCCGACGACCTGGCCGAGCTGGAGGACGCCGGATACCTTCGTGCGCTGGTCCCCACCGACCGGGGCGGACTCGGCCTCTCGTTGCGCGAGGTGGCGCGGGAACAGGTGCGACTGGCATCCGCAGCGCCCGCCACGGCGCTCGCCGTCAACATGCACCTGGTCTGGACGAGCGTCGCGAAGATCATGCGCGACCGCGGCGACGATGTGCTCGAGTTCCTGCAGCGCGAGGCCGGCGCCGGTGAGGTGTTCGGCTTCGGCATCAGCGAGGGCGGCAACGACCTCGTGCTCTTCGGATCGCGAACGGACGCCCGCCCAGACGGCACGGGCGGCTACACGTTCCACGGCACGAAGATCTTCACGTCGCTCTCGCCGGCCTGGACGCGCCTCGGCACGATGGGCCTGGACTCCACGAGCGAGGACGCCCCGAAGATCGTGTTCGGGTTCATCGAGCGGTCGGGCGGCGGATTCGAGGTCGCCGACGATTGGGACACGCTCGGCATGCGCGCCACCCAGTCCAACACGACGAAGCTGGACGGCGCGCATGCGCGGGCGGACCGCATCATCCGACGCCTGGATCCGGGTCCCAACGGCGACCTCCTCACCTTCGGCATCTTCGCCAGCTTCGAGCTGCTGCTCGCGGCGGTGTACACGGGGATCGGCGCCAGGGCGCTGGAGCTCGGGGTGGCAGCGGCGAAACGACGCACTTCGATGAAGAACGACGGACGTTCGTACGCGCAGGATCCCGACATCCGTTGGCGCATCGCAGACGCCGCCATCGCCCAGGATGCGCTCTACCCGCAGCTGGATGCCATCACGGGCGACGTCGACGCAATCGCCGACCACGGATCCCAGTGGTTCGCGAAACTCGTCGGCATGAAAGTGCGAGCCACGGAGACGGCCCGCGACGTCGTGGACAAGGCCATCCGCGTTTCGGGCGGCGGGAGCTACTTCGCGGGCAACGAGCTGGGACGCCTGTACCGCGACGTGCTCGCCGGCATGTTCCATCCGTCGGACGACGAGTCTGCGCACTCGACCGTCGCGACGGCGTGGCTCGGCCCGATCGAGGACTGACATGGCAGGAGGGGCATCGGAACGCTCGACGGGTCGAGACGAGCAGGACCCGTCATCGGACGGCATCCCCTCTCGCGCGATTCCCGCGCAGACGGGACCGTCGCGCGCGGCGCCGACCGTCCGCGCCGGCTTCGCGGCCCGGATGCGCCTCGACTGGTGGTGGATCGTGATCCTCGCGCTCTGCGGCTCCTTCCAGATCTACCGCGGCGCCCCGGTCGACGGCGTGTTCTTCCTCGTCGCTGCCGTCGCACTGCTCACGGATGCCGCAGGCTGGCTCGCCAGGCTCGACCGGTATCCGCTCCCCCGCGTGAGCCTCGCCGTGCAGCTCGTGCTCGGCGCGCTCGCCGTCACGGTGATCGCGTTCACACCGCAGTGGGCGATCCTCGACGTGATCGTGGTGGCCGTGGTCGGAGCGACTGCGGTGATCATGGCGTGGCGTGACGACGATCCATTCGCAGCGGAGGCGACGGAGCCATCCGCGCCTCCCGATGCCCTGCCGGATGCGACCGATGCCGTCGCACTGCGTCGCCCGGTACGACGAGCCGCGGTTCTGTGGGCATCCGTCGCCGTGTTCCTGTGCCTGTGGGAGCTGGCGTCGTTCTTCCTCGCCATGCCGTCGCCGCAGGCGGAGTTCGACCACCCGCCGCTCTCCGACCTGATCGATCCGGTCGTCGCGAACCCCCTGGGCCGCGCAGCCTGCGCCGCGCTCTGGCTGCTCGCCGGAGCGGCGTTCCTGCGTCGAGGGAGGCGCTCATGAGCCGCATCATCACGATCGCCGGCTTCGCGGCCGTCGTCGTCTTCGGTCTCGTGCTCGCCTGGTACAGCAGACGAGCACCTGATCGCGTCGCACCGCTGGGAACACTGCTCGATCGCGTGATGGCATCACGGGCCATCCGCATCACGATCATCGTGTTCTGGTGGTGGCTCGGCTGGCATTTCTTCGCTGCGGCACCGCTTCCCGCTTCGTCGTGAGCGGCGCGCCTCGTCGTGACGTCGATGGCGACCGAGCTCGATGACGCGCGGATGTCGTCAGTCGCGCCCGCGAAGCCGGTTCAGTTCGCGCCGATCCCGTTTGGTCGGCCTGCCTGCACCACGTTCGCGGTGCACGATCGACGGCTGCTCGACCCGCGGCGGAAGTGCGGGGGTCTTGTCGAGGTACGCAGCCTGGGCAATCGGCGCGCCCACCCGCTTGGTGAGGATGTCGCGCACCTCCACGATGTGCTCGCGATCGGTCTGCACGCGGATCTCATCGCCGATCCGCACGACCTGCGCCGCCTTCGCCCGATCGCCGTTCACCTTCACGTGACCGGCCTTGCAGGCCGCCGTCGCAAGGGATCGGGTCTTGAAGAAGCGCACCGACCACACCCAGATGTCGGCGCGCGTCGTCTGCGGTGTCGCCTCGGCCATCGCCCCATCGTATGCACTCGGTCTTCAGCGCAGAACTGTGGCGAATCCATGGTGTCGGTGCGCTACGCTCGCCGCGTCCGCGAACATCGCGTGCTCTCATGCCATGCCCGCGACGACAGCGATCCCGTCGACCGCGTCCCTGCGACGCTGCGTCCCCGAATTGAGTGCGGAGCTACACCATGAGCGACCCCGACCAGCCGACGACACCTCCCGCCTGGTATCCGGATCCGGATCCGCAGAACCCTGGCGGACAGCGCTGGTGGGACGGCGCGCGCTGGACGGAGCACTCGCGGCCGGCTCCGCAGGGCGGTCAGCCGCTCTACGACGCGGGAACGCAGACCTCCGGACCCGCAGCGCAGCCCGCGTCGTCGCCTCAGCAGGTGCCACCGGTCCCGCCGGCGCCCGCCGGCGGGCCGGGAACGTATCCGCCCGTGAACCAGCAGGGCGCCTACCAGCAGGCCGGATACCAGCCCGTGTATCCGGCGCAGCCGCCGGGCTTCCCCCGCGTGCAGCCGGGAACGTCAGCGCTCACCTCGTACATCTGGCTCGTGGTTGCGCTCCCGCTCGTGACGGCTGTCGCGTTCCTCTTCGTCGACTACTCGTCGTACTTCCGCACCGTGATCTCGCTCAGCCAACAGGGGGAAGTCTCTCGGGGCGACACGACGCAGCTCATCGCGTCGATGTCCGGTTTCATCGTCTCCGCGCTGGCGGTCCAGGTGCTCGGCGTCGTCATCTACGGGCTCTCAGTGCTGTTCGCGTTCTTCGACTCGCGAGTGCTCGCGCGACGCGGATTCGTCCGTCCGTTCCACTGGGCGTGGACGTTCCTCACCGGCCCGGTCTACGTGATCGGTCGCACCGTCGTCGCCCGGCGCCGCGGAGGGGCGAACACGATGTGGCCGATCTGGGGACTGATCGCCGTCTACGTCATCTACTTCGCCGTCGTCATCATCAAGCTGGCCACCGCGTTCTCCGCCATCTACGACTCGTCGTACGGCCTGGTCACGGGATCCGTCTCGTAGGACGGTGCCGGACGGATGCCGTCGCTGGTCACGGTAAAGTGAGACGCGCAACGACGAAAGGGAGCATTCCGTGGAGTACTTGGTCTTCGCCGCCGGAGCGGTGATCTTCGGTTTGTTCTGCTTCTGGACGCTGTTCGATGCGGCCAAGGACGCCCAGACCCGCAAGGCGCATCCTGAGCGCGGCTCGATCGTCGACACCGAGCACTACGCCATCGAGAGCGCCGAGCACTGACCCTCCGACGACGTCGAGCCGCCGATAGAAGCTAGCGCTCAGTCGTCGCTGCGGCCCAGTCGAACGCCGGCCGAGCGCAGTTCGTCCAGAGCCCGCGCGCTTGTTTCCGGTGACACTCCGGCGATGAGGTCCAGCAGGACGCGCACATCGCGGCCATCGCTGAGTGC encodes the following:
- a CDS encoding ribonucleotide-diphosphate reductase subunit beta, with amino-acid sequence MDNGTQTTTQYVGEYFVPEDPMDAFQCESCQ
- a CDS encoding ribonucleoside-diphosphate reductase subunit alpha, translated to MTITVVKRNGEREPYDANKINLAIEKASEGLDENITWVTQIASELELTLFDGITTQQLDEAVIQVALQNVKDDPAFDTVAARLLLKTIYKRVLGDYEDDVELKRLHSDGFRAYIERGVAEDLLDPRFTELFDLERLAAELEPANDGLLKYIGLVTLNNRYGIKARNGDPLEVPQYFWMRIAMGLSLNEADATGIAIEFYETMSRLDYLAAGSTLVNAGTKTPQLSNCFVMEMHDDIEHIAKSVRDVMWITKGTGGIGLSVTKLRSQGSPIRSNNTVSTGPIPFMHTIDSVLRAVSRGGKKFGALAFYMENWHLDFPDFLDLRQNSGDPYRRTRTANTAVWISDEFMKRVQNDEPWYLFDPLEVSDLNELYGKAFSERYAFYAAEAEAGRMRMFKRMPARQQFKDILMSLQTTAHPWLTWKDTINNRALNNNTGTIHLSNLCTEICLPQDIDNIAVCNLASINLSRHLQDDGTFNWATIERSARLAVRQLDNLIDITMSSVPEADHANINNRAVGLGIMGFTDVVERLGLSYESEEAYELIDEVAERISYYAIEESVDLAAERGSYPNFAGSRWSQGLVPFDTLAITEQDRGVEIKVNRKTRLDWDALRARVAGGMRNATLMAVAPTASIGLVAGTTPGFDPQFSQIFSRSTSNGKFLEVNRNLVNALQQHGLWEKVREQVLRSQGDIQGIADIPDDIKAVYKTSFQLSPYAFLEVAARAQKWIDQSISRNIYLETRDLGDMIDIYSAAWERGVKTTYYLHMKPRHQAEQTTVRVNKAEEIGGARKGFGAVPAGVGAGSADAPAQTSAPAPARRGFGFGGLTTGGDK
- a CDS encoding MFS transporter: MSAYSDLLRTPGVARIIAAQLVARFPNGMLSLAMLTHIEQVHHTYGAAGLVLAGASIGQAIAGPLTSRLMGRVGMRIVLMITTLVCSAGIVLIALVVMPIPVTIVVAAIAGLSTPPVVPAVRTIYPKLVNSRLLAPLFSLDASAQELIWIAGPVVITFVATQISTTIGLLFCAAVMLGGGAWFISLPELGRVRIPRSKRRIGATLKRPTVLLATVVGFLLVGACAAIEAGTIANFNGHGPEAGIVLGIWSAASLVGGFTFGSRPIGPWALGTRMLVVFAGIALASIWVSNVWWLTAMLVISGLGIAPALAVTSTIVSTSVRFSDTAEAFGWVGTGQLIGAALGSAFAGFLIDSHGPVGAFWVAAAFALLGALVPLLGKRWHPDLRGREISPIPDTEPIQTQPS
- a CDS encoding glutamate decarboxylase, whose product is MPDPPAVWGTMDDEIDDVFATAAMRTPAPKDSFPTDERPAREVYQLVRDELLLDGVARMNLATFCTTWLEPEAAQLMADSVAKNIIDKDEYPQTAEIERRGVALVADLFHAPDPAHAVGTSTTGSSEAAMLAGLAAKWRWRAKRKAAGLDDSKPNLVCGSVQVCWEKFARYFDVELRQVPMPSGFLLTPEDAVAHCDENTIAVVATFGQTFTGLFEDVAGISAALDDLQQRTGLDIPLHVDAASGGFVAPFCAPDLEWDFRLPRVKSINASGHKTGMAPLGSGWAIWRERADLPDELIFDVNYLGGDMPTFTLNFSRPGGQVITSYYLFLRLGRTGYAKVQDAAYTVAQRIADGVRDLGRFDLVFDGDPSRGIPCITWRSADGDDAILFDLATELRARGWLVPAYTLPADQDARAVQRVVVRHGMSVDMADLLLADIRRSLDSLAKVPAGMHMPSSESTGFNHDAVPRVPLS
- a CDS encoding NAD(P)H-dependent oxidoreductase; its protein translation is MTRLMIVVGSVREGRIGLPIAEWVRDAAASDGRFELDWADLKELALPLMTEPNHPRLRQYTQQSTMDWSERVDAAAAFVFVQPEYNYSYSPALKNALDHLSQEWWRKPLGTVSYGGISGGTRGVTALRVPEVAVGLVPTSANVEIPWVARQIDDESRFEPNEHQERMLAAQFDELVALDHALAPLRAARQR
- a CDS encoding aldo/keto reductase, producing the protein MPTRTLGRTGRTVSAIGLGTWQLGADWGSVSESDALDVLEASAEAGVTFFDTADVYGDGRSETIIGRFLGAHPDADITVATKMGRRVAQVPENYTLANFRQWIDRSRANLRTDTLDLVQLHCPPTPVYSSDEVFDALDTLVSEQAIASYGVSVERCEEALTAIARPGVATVQIILNAFRLKPLERVLPAARDAGVGIIARVPLASGLLSGRYTKDTTFAPQDHRTFNRHGEAFDQGETFSGVDFETGVEAAGRFADAVASVRAQLGEECADRLTPAKAAIAWVAQQGGVSSVIPGARNVDQARSNAAAGSVPPLGDEFETAVREIYDEYIRASVHDKW
- a CDS encoding acyl-CoA dehydrogenase family protein is translated as MSESARVLSDELLERIRSRAAGYDRDNAFFADDLAELEDAGYLRALVPTDRGGLGLSLREVAREQVRLASAAPATALAVNMHLVWTSVAKIMRDRGDDVLEFLQREAGAGEVFGFGISEGGNDLVLFGSRTDARPDGTGGYTFHGTKIFTSLSPAWTRLGTMGLDSTSEDAPKIVFGFIERSGGGFEVADDWDTLGMRATQSNTTKLDGAHARADRIIRRLDPGPNGDLLTFGIFASFELLLAAVYTGIGARALELGVAAAKRRTSMKNDGRSYAQDPDIRWRIADAAIAQDALYPQLDAITGDVDAIADHGSQWFAKLVGMKVRATETARDVVDKAIRVSGGGSYFAGNELGRLYRDVLAGMFHPSDDESAHSTVATAWLGPIED
- a CDS encoding DUF6186 family protein, which encodes MSRIITIAGFAAVVVFGLVLAWYSRRAPDRVAPLGTLLDRVMASRAIRITIIVFWWWLGWHFFAAAPLPASS
- a CDS encoding RNA-binding S4 domain-containing protein; the encoded protein is MAEATPQTTRADIWVWSVRFFKTRSLATAACKAGHVKVNGDRAKAAQVVRIGDEIRVQTDREHIVEVRDILTKRVGAPIAQAAYLDKTPALPPRVEQPSIVHRERGAGRPTKRDRRELNRLRGRD